Proteins encoded together in one Thermophilibacter immobilis window:
- the xseA gene encoding exodeoxyribonuclease VII large subunit: protein MAREKSSPISVTDAVAFARGSVDAWPTLVVNGEVSGFRGPNARSGHCYFEVKDDGASMSVIVWRGTAAKMGFALRDGLAVQLTGKFDVYKASGKLSFVASRVEAAGEGLLRQQVAELARALEREGLMAPERKRSVPAFCSRVCVVTSLSGSVIEDVKRTLARRNPLVEIDVVGASVQGAGAAATIVRALGVAAAAAPDAILLVRGGGSFEDLMCFNEESVARAIAACPVPVVTGIGHEPDTSIADMVADRRASTPTAAAESVAPAIDEVERQMVQRQVRLGRSMDALLVACSQRVEGLSRLAANAMGSGLSRRRVSLDALGSRRCLTDPYAPTRDRQTELMQTEQRLHDAIPRSLARQAAGLDQASGRLRLVGERLTRTGEATFARLSASLDALSPLSVLARGYAIARDGAGHVVKDAQVLAAGDEVSLVLGVGSVDATVTRTHAWSH from the coding sequence ATGGCCCGGGAGAAGAGCTCGCCCATCAGCGTCACCGACGCCGTGGCCTTCGCCAGGGGAAGCGTCGACGCCTGGCCCACGCTCGTGGTCAACGGCGAGGTCTCGGGATTCCGCGGTCCCAACGCGCGCTCGGGGCACTGCTACTTCGAGGTCAAGGATGATGGGGCCTCCATGAGCGTGATCGTGTGGCGCGGTACGGCGGCCAAGATGGGGTTCGCCCTGCGTGACGGCCTCGCGGTGCAGCTCACGGGTAAATTCGACGTCTACAAGGCGTCCGGCAAGCTCTCCTTCGTGGCGAGCAGGGTCGAGGCGGCGGGGGAGGGGCTCTTGCGCCAGCAGGTCGCCGAGCTCGCCCGCGCCCTCGAGCGCGAGGGCCTCATGGCCCCCGAGCGCAAGCGGAGCGTCCCCGCGTTCTGCTCGCGCGTCTGCGTGGTGACGTCGCTTTCGGGCAGCGTCATCGAGGACGTCAAGCGCACGCTCGCGCGGCGCAACCCCCTCGTGGAGATAGACGTGGTGGGGGCGAGCGTGCAGGGCGCCGGCGCCGCGGCCACCATCGTGCGGGCGCTCGGCGTCGCCGCGGCCGCGGCCCCCGACGCCATCCTGCTCGTGCGCGGAGGAGGCTCTTTCGAGGACCTCATGTGCTTCAACGAGGAATCCGTGGCCCGCGCCATCGCGGCCTGCCCCGTCCCCGTCGTCACCGGCATCGGCCACGAGCCGGACACCTCGATCGCGGACATGGTGGCCGACCGGCGCGCCTCCACGCCCACCGCCGCCGCCGAGTCCGTGGCCCCGGCGATCGACGAGGTCGAGCGCCAGATGGTCCAGCGCCAGGTGCGCCTGGGCCGCTCCATGGACGCCCTGCTCGTCGCATGCTCTCAGCGGGTCGAGGGGCTCTCCCGCCTCGCCGCCAACGCGATGGGCTCCGGGCTCTCCCGTCGTCGCGTCTCCCTTGACGCGCTCGGGAGCCGTCGCTGCCTTACCGACCCCTACGCCCCCACCCGAGACCGGCAGACGGAGCTCATGCAGACCGAGCAGCGCCTCCACGACGCCATTCCCCGCTCCCTGGCCCGCCAGGCCGCAGGGCTCGACCAGGCGTCCGGGCGCCTGCGTCTCGTGGGGGAGCGCCTCACGCGCACCGGCGAGGCGACCTTCGCGCGGCTCTCTGCCTCGCTCGACGCGCTCTCGCCGCTCTCGGTTCTCGCGCGCGGCTACGCGATCGCACGCGACGGGGCGGGGCACGTGGTGAAGGACGCCCAGGTGCTCGCGGCGGGAGACGAGGTGAGCCTCGTTTTGGGCGTGGGCTCCGTCGACGCCACCGTCACGCGCACGCACGCCTGGTCCCACTAG
- a CDS encoding zinc metallopeptidase, producing MPLYFGYGIDVGYYVIALVALVIGALAQGYIRRTYRKWSEVDSGIPGTGADVARRMLEEGGAGEVGITRVDGTLTDHYDPRDNQLHLSQDNYRGGSVASVAVACHEAGHAVQAARGFVPYRLRSALVPAVSLAERSWTLVLLLGVFLNTVGLVQVALVLFAVSVVFQLVTLPVEIDASRRAVAYLGARGSGLDERGARAVLTAAALTYVAAALTSVMQLVYLLARYGNRGGRR from the coding sequence ATGCCCCTGTACTTTGGTTATGGAATCGACGTGGGCTACTACGTCATCGCGCTCGTCGCGCTCGTGATCGGCGCGCTCGCGCAGGGCTACATCAGGCGCACCTACCGCAAGTGGTCGGAGGTCGACTCGGGCATCCCCGGCACCGGGGCTGACGTCGCGCGCCGCATGCTCGAGGAGGGGGGTGCCGGCGAGGTGGGCATTACGCGCGTGGACGGCACCCTGACCGACCACTACGACCCGCGCGACAACCAGCTGCACCTCTCCCAGGACAACTACCGCGGCGGATCGGTCGCCTCGGTCGCCGTGGCCTGCCACGAGGCCGGACACGCGGTCCAGGCCGCGCGCGGCTTCGTGCCCTATCGCCTGCGCTCGGCCCTCGTGCCGGCCGTGAGCCTGGCCGAGCGCTCCTGGACCCTCGTGCTCCTGCTTGGCGTCTTCCTGAACACGGTCGGGCTTGTTCAGGTCGCCCTCGTCCTGTTCGCCGTCTCGGTCGTCTTCCAGCTCGTGACGCTGCCCGTCGAGATAGACGCCTCCCGGCGCGCGGTCGCCTACCTCGGCGCGCGCGGCTCGGGCCTAGACGAGCGCGGGGCCCGCGCGGTGCTCACCGCCGCGGCCCTGACGTACGTTGCCGCGGCCCTCACCTCCGTCATGCAGCTCGTCTACCTGCTCGCCCGCTACGGGAACCGCGGGGGCAGGCGCTGA